A window of the Vigna angularis cultivar LongXiaoDou No.4 chromosome 3, ASM1680809v1, whole genome shotgun sequence genome harbors these coding sequences:
- the LOC108325917 gene encoding protein translocase subunit SecA, chloroplastic, which yields MASSSLCSSFASKTWNPHALCHHKTLTPWASAFLRGDIQLQPPSISGTRRSRMRRSGVVASLGGLLGGIFKGADTGESTRQQYAATVNIINGLEPEISALSDSELRERTFALRERVQQGQSLDSILPEAFAVVREASKRVLGLRPFDVQLIGGMVLHKGEIAEMRTGEGKTLVAVLPAYLNALSGKGVHVVTVNDYLARRDCEWVGQVPRFLGLKVGLIQQNMTSQQRKENYSCDITYVTNSELGFDYLRDNLATSVEDLVVRGFNYCIIDEVDSILIDEARTPLIISGPAEKPSDRYYKAAKIAEAFERDIHYTVDEKQKTVLLSEQGYEDAEEILAVKDLYDPREQWASYILNAIKAKELFLRDVNYIVRGKEVFIVDEFTGRVMQGRRWSDGLHQAVEAKEGLPIQNETVTLASISYQNFFLQFPKLCGMTGTAATESTEFESIYKLKVTIVPTNRPMIRKDESDVVFRATSGKWRAVVVEISRMHKTGRPVLVGTTSVEQSDSLSELLKEAEIPHEVLNAKPENVEREAEIVAQSGRFGAVTIATNMAGRGTDIILGGNAEFMARLKLREILMSRVVKPSEEGFVSIKKPPPYKTWKVNEKLFPCQLSDKNENMTEKAVQLAVETWGKRSLTELEAEERLSYACEKGPAQDEVIAKLRNAFLEIGKEYKVFTEEERKKVVEAGGLHVVGTERHESRRIDNQLRGRSGRQGDPGSSRFFLSLEDNIFRIFGGDRIQGLMRAFRVEDLPIESKMLTKALDEAQRKVENYFFDIRKQLFEYDEVLNSQRDRVYTERRRALESDNLQSLLIEYAELTMDDILEANIGSDAPKDSWDLEKLIAKIQQYCYILNDLTPDLLKNKCSDYEQLRNYLRLRGREAYKQKREMVEEQAAGLMKEAERFLILSNIDRLWKEHLQALKFVQQAVGLRGYAQRDPLIEYKLEGYNLFLDMMAQIRRNVIYSVYQFQPVLVKQDQEKTENGKSGKRKARSRVNPNPDPVGTIEPSTSSTAS from the exons ATGGCCTCGTCGTCGCTCTGTTCCTCCTTCGCCTCCAAAACGTGGAACCCGCACGCACTTTGTCACCACAAAACCCTAACTCCATGGGCTTCAGCTTTTCTTCGCGGAGACATCCAGCTCCAGCCGCCGTCGATTTCCGGCACACGCCGGAGCAGGATGCGTCGGTCGGGTGTAGTAGCGTCCCTCGGAGGATTGCTTGGCGGCATATTCAAAGGCGCTGACACGGGAGAATCCACGCGACAGCAGTACGCGGCAACCGTTAACATTATCAACGGATTGGAACCAGAGATTTCCGCATTGTCGGATTCGGAACTGAGGGAGAGGACTTTTGCGCTTCGAGAACGCGTGCAACAGGGCCAATCTTTGGATTCTATCTTACCG GAGGCGTTTGCTGTGGTGAGAGAAGCTTCGAAGAGGGTTCTGGGCCTCCGACCCTTCGATGTCCAGCTTATAG GAGGCATGGTTCTTCATAAGGGGGAAATAGCTGAAATGAGGACTGGAGAAGGGAAGACACTGGTTGCAGTTTTGCCTGCTTATTTAAATGCATTGAGTGGGAAGGGAGTTCATGTTGTGACTGTCAATGATTATCTGGCTCGGCGGGATTGTGAGTGGGTTGGTCAGGTTCCACGCTTTCTTGGATTGAAGGTTGGCCTCATTCAGC AGAATATGACAAGTCAGCAAAGAAAGGAAAATTACTCATGTGATATAACATATGTCACTAATAGTGAGCTTGGTTTTGATTACTTGAGAGACAATCTTGCCACG AGTGTCGAAGATCTTGTTGTAAGGGGTTTCAATTACTGTATCATCGATGAGGTTGATTCAATTCTTATTGATGAAGCTAGAACACCACTTATTATATCAGGACCTGCAGAGAAACCCAGTGATAGATATTATAAGGCTGCAAAGATTGCAGAAGCATTTGAGCGAGACATACATTACACT GTggatgaaaaacaaaaaacagttctaCTTTCTGAGCAGGGTTATGAAGATGCTGAAGAAATTTTGGCTGTCAAAGATTTATATGATCCACGAGAGCAGTGGGCTTCATATATCCTAAATGCAATAAAAGCAAAAGAACTATTTCTTCGGGATGTAAACTACATAGTTCGTGGAAAAGAGGTCTTTATTGTTGATGAGTTTACTGGCCGAGTCATGCAG GGGAGAAGGTGGAGTGATGGTCTTCACCAAGCAGTTGAGGCAAAAGAAGGGCTGCCAATTCAAAATGAAACTGTCACGCTGGCTTCCATCAGTTACCAGAATTTCTTTCTTCAG TTTCCCAAACTTTGTGGTATGACTGGCACTGCAGCAACAGAAAGCACAGAATTTGAGAGTATTTACAAGCTTAAAGTTACAATTGTGCCAACAAACAGGCCTATGATAAGAAAG GATGAATCTGATGTAGTTTTTAGGGCAACTTCTGGGAAATGGCGTGCAGTTGTAGTGGAAATCTCTAGGATGCACAAAACTGGTCGCCCAGTGCTTGTTGGCACGACTAGTGTTGAGCAGAGTGATTCTTTGTCGGAGCTATTGAAAGAAGCTGAAATTCCGCATGAG GTTCTTAATGCGAAACCAGAAAATGTTGAGAGGGAAGCAGAAATTGTAGCTCAGAGTGGTCGTTTTGGGGCAGTGACAATTGCAACCAATATGGCTGGTCGTGGGACAGATATAATCCTTGGTGGTAATGCTGAATTTATGGCACGGTTGAAACTTCGTGAGATATTGATGTCTAG AGTTGTTAAGCCATCCGAAGAAGGTTTTGTTTCAATAAAGAAACCTCCACCTTACAAGACATGGAAG GTGAATGAGAAGTTATTCCCATGCCAGCTATCAGATAAAAATGAGAACATGACCGAAAAGGCTGTTCAATTAGCTGTCGAAACATGGGGCAAGAGATCATTAACTGAGCTTGAAGCAGAGGAGCGCCTATCCTATGCATGCGAAAAG gGCCCTGCTCAAGATGAAGTCATTGCCAAGTTGAGAAATGCATTTCTGGAAATTGGAAAAGAATACAAAGTCTTCACTgaggaagagaggaagaag GTTGTGGAAGCTGGTGGACTCCATGTGGTGGGCACAGAGCGACATGAATCACGGCGAATTGATAATcag TTGCGTGGTCGAAGTGGCAGACAAGGAGATCCAGGTAGCTCGCGCTTTTTTTTAAGCCTTGAAGATAACATATTTCGCATTTTTGGTGGAGATCGAATTCAG GGCTTAATGCGAGCTTTCAGAGTTGAAGACCTGCCTATTGAGTCCAAGATGCTGACCAAAGCATTAGATGAAGCCCAAAGGAAAGTGGAGAATTATTTCTTTGACATTCGGAAGCAGTTGTTTGAGTATGATGAAGTACTTAACAGCCAAAGAGACCGAGTTTATACTGAGAGAAGGCGAGCCCTTGAATCAGATAATCTTCAGTCTCTTCTTATTGAATATGCTGAGTTGACAATGGATGACATTTTAGAG GCAAACATTGGTTCTGATGCTCCAAAGGACAGCTGGGATCTTGAAAAACTAATTGCAAAAATTCAGCA ATATTGCTACATCTTGAATGATTTAACCCCTGATTTGCTGAAGAATAAGTGTTCGGACTATGAACAATTGCGGAATTATCTCCGTCTTCGTGGTCGTGAAGCCTACAAGCAGAAAAGG GAAATGGTGGAGGAACAAGCAGCAGGCTTGATGAAAGAAGCAGAGCGGTTCCTGATCTTGAGCAATATTGATCGCTTGTGGAAAGAACATCTGCAAGCACTAAAATTTGTTCAGCAAGCCGTAGGGCTACGGGGATATGCGCAGCGCGATCCACTTATTGAATATAAACTTGAAGGGTATAACCTTTTCTTGGATATGATGGCACAAATTAGAAGAAATGTCATATATTCCGTATATCAG TTCCAACCTGTGTTGGTAAAGCAAGATCAAGAAAAAACAGAGAATGGAAAATCAGGAAAACGTAAAGCACGCAGTCGGGTTAACCCAAATCCTGATCCAGTTGGCACCATCGAGCCTTCAACATCAAGTACAGCGTCCTAA